The Anomalospiza imberbis isolate Cuckoo-Finch-1a 21T00152 chromosome 8, ASM3175350v1, whole genome shotgun sequence DNA window CCACATCAGTATTGTGTTTGTGGCTCATTTTAATAGATTGGGAGGCAGTGGGAGCTTTCTCCCTTCACATCCTACTGCTTTTCCAGTCAGTCTTGGCAGTGGCATGGCTGTGTTGGTTTAACAGACCTAACAGAAATCATACTTCTTGCTCTGACTTCTTCCGGCTACAACCTTAATGCAactcaagagcagcagcagctgtaaaAGCCATTTTGCTCAGGGAAGGATGCTCTTCACTGGGGTGAGCTCGCGCAGACACACACATGAAGTTGAATGATAATGCATTTCTGTGAGAGTCCACAAAAGTTGTCCCTAGAAATTAAAGAGACATCTGGCAGGAGCTACCTTTCTACAGCCTCAAGCAATTGAAGGTCTTGGAAAGGTTAATTTACCAATAGAAATGTAGCTGAAAACTGTTAGCCTTAAATCTCTGTCCCTTCACCCCCTCCCCACACAAGACTTAGAccactctttttttcttttttcttttcttttatatttatttataaatggTGATCATCCAGTATAGGTAAAATGTAGTTTGTGTTTGTCACTAGACAGGAGATGGCTTCAGTTTGCTCTGTGTGTTGAGTGACAATGGCCACACACCCCTCACAATATTCCCCAGCCTTGGGGTGCCCGTGTGGGATAACTGTGTTAACAGCAGAATCCTGTGCTGAACAGGATACCTAAGGTGCCTAGAAAAGAGAGGGTATCCTACAAAACACTGTTTTGCATTTACAAAGAATATTTACATGTACTTACTCCTTACCTAGactgtaataataaaaaaataaatgagctatcatttttcaggaaattatggcttttccagccttatcttCTAAGTTGTCTATGCCAATTTTTTACTCTCGCTTTCACTGATTTAAAATTAGCTGGTACTTCCTCTCAAGTGCGAATGACTTCTACTGCAACTGATGTGtgatggaaatattttcattaaccTCATTCAGGGGTTAGCTCCAAATTTCCCACAAGAAGTCTACTCCACACTGGCACCTTAGTTTGAATAATTTGAAAGGAACTAGCACTGTTGAGAGTCCCACCACTCACCACTCCATCAGGTTGTGGGCAGAGGAATTACAGAGGTGGAAGCGTACGTGAGCATCAGAGTCTGATCTCCTGAGGCAGCAGAGAGCgcgaagaaggcaatgaaacaTCTGCACAATCACTGCAGGTGAGGAGCACCTACGTAAAAGGCAGACCAAGCTGTGGCTGATTATATTGTGGTATCATTAGGCATATATGTCTTTTTGTGATGTTATTTCATGACTAAGCCATGTTTACCACATGGGCAcattaaaaggaagaaagaaccAGTGCCAGGAGATTTGGGCTCTCCCCACCAGCCTGGTGCTGGCAGAAAGGGCCAGATGGCTCCTCTTGGTGTCCCAGTCCTGTGTTTTCCTCATAGGTGTCCCCTGCATATGGCTGGCCCCCACCCCAGGGCTACTCATCTCccagaaatgaaaacagaagcTTTGTCTCCCTTGGGTCTATAATAACTTCTTTTTTAAACCAAActactttttgttttctgctgctgttttcctaTATGACCACGGCCCCACGATGTTCCCAGCTCAGAGATGCCCATGGAAAGAAGCCGTCCGGTTCCCGCTGCCATTTGCCGTGGCCCGACAAAGCTGTACCGAGCCCCCGAGGCCATTGAGATGCTGTCGGTGTGTCCGTGTGtggcggggcgggggctgcAGGCGTTCATTGGCCCCGTGCTGGGTGGGATGACATCGGGCCCCGCTTTCCATAGGGCCCCCAGCTTGCCCCGACGTCTGCTGAGGGCTGCGAGAGAATAGAGCTGAGGGGAGAAAACCATCACACTACACCCTCTCGGCTCCAATGAGAGCACAGGCAGCTTCAGCCAGGgataaaagaactttaaaaaaaagagactgTAGTCTTGGAGCTGCTATTAACGGGAGATGAATTGCAAGAGACCATTTCATGCCCAGGGACTTCAGAGAGCCGCATCCCCAAGAGCCATTAGCTCTCAGCGAGAGTCGTGCTGAAGCCCTTTGCTGTCAGGACAGAAGCATGCATATAAATTTTATACCATTTGTCTTTGGGCAGAAACAAAAGATCAGCTCGAAATCCTCAGCATCTTGTCTTGGCTAACACAAAATAATACTGTCTTGTGTGGCTGTCTTGTTACTCTTTTCCAATCAAAAGAATACCGGTGATAAATTTATTCataattttggaaggttttgctcttaaaatttaaaaaaaagcaggaaagacaTGGAGTTGAGGCTATATTTACTCCTGTTAGTGCAAATCATGCTGCTGCTAAGGATCGTGACTTTGGGAAGTGCACAGTacttttttaaattgaaaagaaaCACAGTTTTAAAAGGTTTGCCATTACACTTTCTTCTCCTGCATTTCACTAAACTAACTCTGAGGATGATACGTTGCATGTATTTTGTAGTTACAACTGCAGtgtgaaaaaattaattaattgggatttttctgttctttttcaaCCAAGAATACAAGCTCATAGACATTTTGACACCTAAGACTTTAATTTACTCATGAGAGAATATCTGCTGGGTCCAGTAGTCAGATTGAATACAGGTTCTGTAAATAATCTGGAGAATTAAATGCTTTAAgacaatttttattaaattaagaATGTGTGCTTAAGTAGATATTGCatacaattttgtattttaGGATTTGGATATCTATAATTGAGCCATATTTTGTCCTATGGATTTCCTTTGTTAAATAGATATTTTAGTACTTTCTGAATTGtaataagaaattaattctgTGTTTTACCATGATGCTTCCATCaaacattttctcattttatgcCAGAAAATAATGTTATGTTAGAGCCTAAAATTAACTACAACTTAGTCCTAAGAAGTCTTATTTTACGTGGAGCAATTATTCCTAGGTTTCCTCTAACAGATGAAGACGAAAGCTTCTCCACCTGGTCCAACAGCTCTGGTGTGGCTGTAAAATGGGTGAGCGAGCTGCCGAGGTGCTGGTGTGGGACGGGGCAGTGCGTgccccagcaggcagcagagcccttgTTAAATGAGAGCCTGTGCCTGTCCCGGCTGCAAGGACAGAGCTCTGAAATATACCTATAAAGAGATACCgtagttatttatttatttatttttaatttattgatCTCTCTGTGAAGCAGCTGCGTGTTTCCCTGGGGTGCTGGGACCCTGGGGGCCAAGGCTCCGTGTTTGTCCCTTCTGCCCAGGGCTGAGAGATCCGggaggctgccagggctgtgtgccGTGcgggggctgcccagggctgtgtgccGTGcgggggctgccagggctgtgtgccGTGGGAGTGCTGCCCGGGGCTGTGTGCCGTGcgggggctgcccagggctgagAGAGCCGTGGGAGCGCTGCCCAGGGCTGAGAGAGCCggggtgctgccagggctgtgtgccGTGcgggggctgccagggctgtgtgccGTGGGAGTGCTGCCCGGGGCTGTGTGCCGTGcgggggctgcccagggctgagAGAGCCggggtgctgccagggctgtgtgccGTGCGGGCGCTGCCCAGGGCTGAGAGAGCCggggggctgccagggctgtgtgccGTGCGGGCGCTGCCCAGGGCTGAGAGAGCCggggggctgcccagggctgtgtgccGTGCGGGGGCTGCCCGGGGCTGAGAGAGCCGGGGGGCTGCCCGGGGCTGTGTGCCGTGCGGGGGCTGCCCGGGGCTGAGAGAGCCGGGGGGCTGCCCGGGGCTGTGTGCCGTGCGGGGGCTGCCCGGGGCTGAGAGAGCCGGGGGGCTGCCCGGGGCTGTGTGCCGTGGGAGGGCTGCCCGGGGCTGTGTGCCGTGCGGGGGCTGCCCGGGGCTGTGTGCCGTGGGAGGGCTGCCCGGGGCTGTGTGCCGTGCGGGGGCTGCCCGGGGCTGTGTGCCGTGGGAGGGCTGCCCGGGGCTGTGTGCCGTGGGAGGGCTGCCCGGGGCTGTGTGCCGTGGgagtgctgcccagggctgtgtgccGTGGGAGGGCTGCCCGGGGCTGTGTGCCGTGCGGGGGCTGCGGCAGAGTCCGTCACAGCCGCTACTCGGGCCGTGCCGCTCTCGACCATCGGCACTGCGGGCTCAGCGCGGCCTGCGCCTCCAAGAAATGTGCATCGTTTACCTGCTGAGGGCTTGAAATAAATTGAGAAAAGTATCTGAGAGGCAGTGCAGCCTGTCCACATTTCACAGGGAACAGCACAGACCGGCTGAGGCTAAGCCCTaaaagtatttcttttaaaGCTGTAGATATTTTACTTGTACTTAACAGATCCCTTCCACATAACGAAGGAGTGTGAGGGCTGAGAGAATTAATCTAAACTCTGTAATACTGTACAGTTAAAAGCCTCTTTCATGTAGCTGTGTTCATGAACTGAGCTTGGAATTCTTAAAAAATCCAGATTATTACAGAGGAGGGGATTTGTTGTTTGGCAAATTGACAAAGCCTGCCATTCACTCACCTCGTATGCTGCTTGGCTTTACGGTACGTCTTAGATAGGGTTCACAGCACAAGGGAGGCCTGAAATATGTCAGGGACAATTAAAGAGAGATTCCCAAAGATTTCAGTTTCCATTATCCAATGAGCTCCGGCTTGAATagttgctttttaaatttttaatttctttttattctttctgtgtCTCCACCTTATTCTTATTTGCTAATAGTCTGATGACTTTTAAATTGCACCACAAACCTCCAAAAACATTGCATCCCTTCACAGGCGTAGCACAGGCTGGTCGTAAACTCAAGTAGGAAACATCAGTGTCAAAATTACATGTGGAAACATTAATATGCAAGTACAGGCAAGTACAGCTGGTAGAGCTGAGGGTTGAGCTATGACTGCCTGAGCAGATTTCACTTGTAAAACCTCTGAATTCAGAGGAATGAATAAAGATTGAGAGGGAAAATCAGCATCTTCCAGAAGGAAGTGCCTAGTGCAGAACCCAGGAAAGAGTAATCTCTGTTGTGGACTGGGACAAAAGACTGAACTGCTCCAAGTCTGGGGTCTACAACTCCAGATCTATTGTGAGACAAGCTCTGCTCAGGCAGTGATGAAAGAGTAATTTCATTccatttattaatttttgatGTCATTTTACAGGAAAGAATTGCTACACACAGCAAGATGGCTTACTGCCTTCTTTAACCTTGCAAAATACAGTGACATCTTATTGTTCATTCAAAATCAGAAGATGGTGAAAGGGAGATTAATGCTATTTAATAGGATCAAGGGCTTTCTACATATAAAGAGAGCAATTAAAGCCAGATGCACTAATTGTATGCCCAGATTCAGCATCACTCATTTTTCTCcaaaggaaaatcaggaaatggTATTGCCAGCTTTTGAGGTTCTGTTGGAACCTCCAGATACAGAGGAAAGAATACAGATACAGCCAGAGGAAAGAATATAATGCTGTGTGCAATATGGCACAAAgatggtttttgttgttgttgggttttttggtttggttttggtttttttgggtttttttgggtgtgttttttttttggggtttttttttttttttttttttttttgcctctgaaaACTTCCTGAGTTAGAGCTCCCAGAATTAATCTCCAGGAGCTAAAATGTcaatcatttgggtttttttcaaggtAGCTTATGCTTTTCCTTGAAAAACAAACCTAGTGTCCTGATACGTCAGCTGGCAGCACCCTTGTCATGACAGcccaagcagcagctgcacatggGAAAAGTTAATTATTCCCAGCACCACCTTCCTCTGGGAGGGAAGAGTTTATCAGGTCGACAGGATTAACAGTCAGGGTTTGGGCCTGCCAGGTTGGCCACACAGGCTCTTCTTGCTGAGGACAGTCAGGAGGTGCTGAAGAAGGAGCCAGCCAAGATCTTCATTTGATGACAGGAGCCAGCCAAGCCGGGACCCAGAGCAGTGGTGAAGGACTGCCACAGCTGCAATGGGAGAGCAGAGGTAAAGGGTGGCTGCAGAGTAGCTGCATGGACAGACAGATCAGGGAGCTGAACTAATCCAGGGGTGGGAAGTGTAATGAGTACGTCTTATGGAGCTGCCACGGGACTAAAAGGAATCGTTTCTGTTGGAAGTGAAGATCTTGGCTACAAAGTGTTTCTGGTTTGGTTGCCTTAGCTAGTGGTGGCAGATGTTTTCCAGTCATGGGAGAGGATGAAAATGTTGAGATAGGAAGCAAAAAGCCATCCCCTTAAAAACAAATCTGAGGATATCACTATGGTTTCCCAGCCTTGGGGATCTGCAGATAAGTTTGTCAGTAGAAAAACTGAGTATTTGTTTGTTATTCAGCACTAAGCTTTAGTGCTATTAACCACAGTAAATGTAATTAATACAGTCTTGTGGGTTGTTGTATTTTATTAGTTAGTAGTGCTAAAAGGAAGCCTTTGAGCTATTTTGGAGACCAGGGGAAATATTGTGGTTAAACATAGAGAAAGGGATCctctcctttcttctccctcATGGGTAAACAATGAATTTGTTCAGAGTTCCTAGTTGGGTTTTCAAATGCAGAGTGATGTGGGTAATCAGCTTGGTTGCCATGGTGCTCCACCTTTGCATCTGATGGTGAGAAATACAAGCTCTAGCAGCACTGCACAAAGCTGCTGTGCCCAGACCATGGAAGTAAAACAAAGCTGAGCATTATCACAAGGTACTGTGCAATGCTCTGGCCAGCAGCCCACTCTGTGGCTGCTTGCGTGACAGGCACATAAAGGAAAAGTGagcagtcattaaaaaaaatagtcatTCAGATCACATTCAGTGATGATGAAGCTTTTGCATAGTGCTTGCATAGAGCATTATCCAGCTATTTGCTGTCAAGGAAATTGGCACTAAGAGTTGCATGCAACAGTCCAGATCCTTGTGAGAGCCACTGGGAAGATCCTGATTAGTTCTTAGTGGCCTTCTCACAGCCATCCTTAAAACCATACAGAAAGTCTGCAACTGTTCCTGGTCATAGGCAGATGTCTAGGGCTGTGTAGGACCCCAGACAGCTGAGGGAAACTAGCTTTCCTTACCAAAATGTACCCCATTTTGTGTGGATAAAGTATCTCTCAAACTCCTCTTTCCCCAGGTAAAACAACTTGACTATTTAAACACTATGCATTAGCTGGGTGAAATATCATTCATCTCCTAAATCCAGTTCCTGTACCTAGATGCTTCTGAGTTTCTCAACTTTTCATAGCTGGTTTCTTACCCAGCCCTGTTCAGGTTCTTCTTTGGAGATAGCTGCCCAAGTGTTCTGTGGGAAAGAGGACAGGACTGGTTCATGTAGCTTGTGAAATCTCTGTCAGCAAGAAAGGTTTTCTAGGACTTATTTTCAGTAAGGTCTCAGTAATTTCTTATTCTGGTATAAATGTATGGTTTTCTACTTACAGTTACACTGGCGATTCCAGTGTAATTTTAACTCACCCGGGTGAGTTACACACTAACAGCGCTGCATATGTTAAAGGGCTTTGACGAGACAGAGAATTACGCGAACTTCTTGTCACAAAATAGTTACGGTTTTATTGGGGAGTAAAAGAGGAGAGTGGACAAAGTCAGGGGGCATTGGCGGCGGTGGCTGAGGGGAGGCGAGGCCGGGAGTGTTCGCACGCGGAGCCCGGGCGGCCGCGCTCCCTCCCGCTGGCCGGAGCGGCTCAGCCCTCCCAGAAGCTGACGAAGAAGCTGCAGAGCGAGTGCCACCGCTCGGCGCAGTAGGTCTGCGCGGGGTCCTCGGTGGGCTCCGGGCCGGGGgccggcgaggccgggcggggGTCGGGCAGCAGGCGCAGCTGCGCCTCGGGCGGCGCCTGGCCCGGGCCGCAGAGGCGGGCGCTGAGCGGCGCTCCCGGGGCGCAGgggtgccgccgccgccgcagccggGACAGGATCTGCCGCCAGTACTGGCGGCTGCGGGCGCCGAAggccgggcagcgccgcggcTCCCCGCGGTAGGCGCAGCTCtgcgccgccccgccgcccgccgcccggcaGCTCAGCCGCAGCTCGCTGGCCCCCGCCGCCGAGCGCAGCTCCCAGCGGCACCGGTGCTGCTCCGGCGTGGAGAACCGCCCCGCCCGCGCCTCCTCCGCCGCCTCCCGGTCCGCGCCGCCGGCGGCGGCCCCCAGGGCGGCCAGGACCAGCAGCGCCAGGAGCAGCCTCATCCTCGGCGTGCCTCAGCGACGGGGCGTCCCGGCGCGGGGCCCGCCTTCCCGCCGCATCTTCCGCGCCCTGCGGACACACGGACCGTGGCTGGCGGTgccccggcgggagcgcagCCCCCGGGGACGCGCGAGACTGAGCCGGGCGCGGAGCGGGCTTATCCCTCCAGACTTGTAACCCCCGGGGCTTCTAGTTCGTGTCCGTCCATCCTTCAGCTACGTCCCGGGACCACCCCGGCCAGGAAGCCGTAACTGAACGGCATCAGCCGGAGCCCGCACTCTCTGGCTGCGGCATCACAGCTGCGAAGGGCATCAGACCCGTCTAGGGGCAACCCCGTCCTTTCCCCCGCACCCGGTTTTCCCCACGCACCTCGGTGTTTTCCGCCCTGTCCCGAGGCACTCACGATGAGCCGTGCGGTGCGTGGCGCTGCGGGGACAGGCGTGCGCGGCGGCTCCGCGCTCCCCGGCTGCCCGCGGCGGGCCCGGCACGGGGGTTATCAATGCTCGGGGACTGCCCCCGCCGACGCccctccccggccgccgcccgcggggggacagcgcggggacgCGCCGGGAGCGCTGTGCCTCGACGGCACCGGCTCGCAGGAAATCGCCGGACACACTCGCGCTTTGTTCGAGGAAGCCGCACGCCGGTACCACAAAGCCATCCCGCAACTGCGGTCCCCTTCCGAGGTGGCGAGGGGAGTCTGGGAGCCGAGCTGGGCTGCGGCAGCTCTCCTGTGCGGGCATCCTCCGGCGGCGTGGGGACAATGGGCGTGCGCCTGGTGCATGGGAgtcaatttatttattttcctttgcaattGATGAAGGCAAAGGGATTCTCGTTTCGGAAGTAGAATATCAGTGTGGATTATttaggatgattttttttttaatgtgttaagAGTCTTCTCCATAGGGTGTGTTTAAAAAATGCCAGAAGTTTCAAGAGAGCGTAACCTTCACAAGAGAGATGTAACCTTTACGTTAGTGCAAGTTTGGGGATGGGATATCAGACACCAGTTTCAGAAATCTCTTTCAGAATTAGGATCTCAAAACTCAAATGTACTTCTCTTTCATGGGTGGTGATGTACTTTGCACATCTGTTCCAAACTTCTTATTCTTCTGACCCTGTCATTCAATGATGACAGGCCCTCAAGTtaccagcagctccctgctgcccttGCAGTATTGGATGAACAGATCAAgaacagccctgcccagaaggactCGGGAGTGCTGATGGATGAGGGGCTGGATATGGCCCAGCAATGTGCACtgacagcccagaaagccaaatttgtcctgggctgcatccaaagcagcgtggccagcagggtgagggaggggattctgcccctctgtgagatcccagctggaacactgcatccagctctggggtcccagcacaggacagaaaTGCACCTGTTGGAGTGGGACTAGAGGAGGGCCATTAAGATAGAGGGCTGGAAGACATCTGTcacaaaaaggagaaagatgGGGAAAAACTTTTTGCAGGGCCTgttgtgataggacaagggatAATTAgtttaaactaaaagagagCAGATTTAGATAGATGTAAAGAAGCATCTTCTTACAATTAGTGtagtgagacactggaacaggtttccctGGGAGTCtgtagatgccccatccctggaaagatttgaggccaggctggacaggctctgagcaatctgatctGGTTGAGGATGTCCCAGGTTGTTGAAGGGGCTGAACTAGGAGACCTTGAAAATTCCCTCACAACCCAAACCATTATATGATATGACTCATACTATGGTATGACAAGAACAGTTGATATTGACTCACTGATCTTTTTGTGCTAT harbors:
- the FGFBP3 gene encoding fibroblast growth factor-binding protein 3; its protein translation is MRLLLALLVLAALGAAAGGADREAAEEARAGRFSTPEQHRCRWELRSAAGASELRLSCRAAGGGAAQSCAYRGEPRRCPAFGARSRQYWRQILSRLRRRRHPCAPGAPLSARLCGPGQAPPEAQLRLLPDPRPASPAPGPEPTEDPAQTYCAERWHSLCSFFVSFWEG